The following are encoded together in the Salvelinus alpinus chromosome 29, SLU_Salpinus.1, whole genome shotgun sequence genome:
- the LOC139558582 gene encoding interferon-induced protein 44-like — protein MSVVTSSLSGVQEKKLLSLFGHVRLSLLYKASVQSYTAAAFHARCNSQGPTVVAAYNKAGFLFGAYTSKDYTQNGQPINDDKAFLYSINDERKNPLRVSSANGQYGFTDENTGPNFGALVFLFNDTATVQYNAGNSYNFDAAHMHGDDLQLTECEVYRVEDLGGCLTKPWRNMQWTSERKRQLKEKIKNYKPDVKSVSQARVLLVGPVGAGKSSFFNSVNSIFRGNMTSQAICGSAGTSLTTQFRTFTIKSGKSGEPIPLILCDTMGLEEASGAGLDMEDIVNIYKGHVQDRYQFNPMTPLSEDVPGYRKHVSLKDQIHCVVYVVDACRVSLMSAKIVEKFATIRKKTNQIGIPQLVLMTKVDEACPLVSEELQNVYTSHYIQRKIQELSASLGIPVSGILPVKNYSQELELNQNTDILLLSALDQMLNYADSFFENQPEQEEL, from the exons ATGAGTGTGGTAACATCCAGTCTATCAGGTGTTCAGGAGAAGAAGCTGCTTTCTCTGTTCGGCCATGTCAGACTCAGTCTGCTCTACAAAGCCAGTGTCCAAAGCTACACGGCAGCTGCCTTTCACGCACGCTGCAACAGCCAGGGACCCACTGTAGTCGCTGCCTACAACAAGGCTGGCTTCCTGTTCGGAGCCTACACCAGCAAAGACTACACTCAGAATGGACAGCCTATTAATGACGACAAAGCCTTCCTCTACAGCATCAATGACGAAAGAAAAAATCCACTGCGTGTGTCTAGTGCCAATGGCCAGTATGGTTTCACAGATGAAAACACTGGCCCGAATTTTGGTGCCTTGGTTTTTCTGTTCAATGACACAGCTACAGTCCAATATAACGCAGGGAACAGCTACAACTTTGATGCAGCACATATGCATGGTGACGACCTGCAGCTGACTGAATGTGAGGTGTACAGAGTGGAGG ACTTGGGAGGTTGTTTGACAAAGCCTTGGAGAAACATGCAGTGGACCTCTGA GAGGAAACGGCAGTTGAAGGAGAAAATCAAGAACTATAAGCCTGATGTCAAGTCAGTGAGTCAGGCCCGGGTTCTCCTCGTGGGTCCTGTTGGGGCTGGCAAGTCCAGCTTCTTCAACTCTGTCAACTCTATCTTCAGAGGAAACATGACCAGTCAGGCCATCTGTGGCAGCGCAGGCACAAGCCTGACCACCCag TTCCGTACTTTCACCATCAAGTCGGGGAAGAGTGGTGAGCCTATACCCCTGATCCTGTGTGACACTATGGGACTGGAGGAGGCGTCAGGAGCTGGCTTGGACATGGAGGACATAGTCAACATTTACAAAGGCCATGTTCAGGACCGTTACCAG TTTAATCCCATGACGCCCTTGAGTGAAGATGTACCTGGGTATCGTAAACATGTCAGTCTGAAGGATCAGATCCACTGTGTAGTGTACGTGGTGGACGCCTGCAGAGTCTCTCTGATGTCTGCCAAAATTGTGGAGAAGTTTGCCACCATTCGCAAGAAGACCAATCAGATAG GTATTCCCCAACTGGTGTTAATGACCAAAGTGGACGAGGCCTGCCCCCTAGTGTCAGAAGAGCTGCAGAATGTTTATACGAGCCATTACATACAAAGGAAG ATCCAGGAGTTGAGTGCATCCCTGGGCATTCCTGTGTCCGGTATTCTGCCAGTGAAAAACTACAGCCAGGAGCTGGAGCTGAATCAGAACACTGATATCCTGCTACTCAGTGCTCTGGATCAGATGTTGAACTATGCTGACAGCTTCTTCGAAAACCAGCCTGAACAGGAAGAGCTCTAA
- the LOC139558581 gene encoding frizzled-1: MASSIWWVILALTWFLSAGMKWGHEAIEANSQYFHLAAWAVPAIKTITILAVGQVDGDVLSGVCYVGINSVDALRGFVLAPLFIYLSLGTSFLLAGFVSLFRIRTIMKHDGTKTEKLEKLMVRIGIFSVLYTVPATIVIACYFYEQAFREQWEKSWVSRTCKNYAVPCPGHHHPQMSPDFTVFMIKYLMTLIVGITSGFWIWSSKTLNSWRRFYTRLASNKQGETTV; the protein is encoded by the coding sequence ATGGCCAGCTCCATTTGGTGGGTCATCCTAGCCTTGACGTGGTTCTTGTCAGCCGGGATGAAGTGGGGTCACGAGGCCATCGAAGCCAACTCGCAGTACTTCCACCTGGCGGCATGGGCGGTACCTGCCATCAAGACCATCACCATCTTGGCGGTGGGGCAGGTGGACGGCGACGTTCTGAGCGGCGTGTGCTACGTGGGCATTAACAGCGTGGACGCTCTCCGAGGCTTCGTTCTGGCGCCGCTCTTCATCTACCTCTCCCTGGGCACCTCGTTCCTTCTGGCAGGCTTCGTGTCGCTCTTCCGCATCCGAACCATCATGAAGCACGACGGCACCAAGACGGAGAAACTGGAGAAGCTCATGGTGCGCATCGGCATCTTCAGCGTGCTCTACACGGTGCCCGCCACCATTGTCATCGCATGCTACTTCTATGAGCAGGCATTCAGGGAACAGTGGGAGAAGAGTTGGGTGAGTCGGACGTGTAAAAACTACGCCGTGCCCTGCCCCGGGCACCATCACCCGCAGATGTCGCCAGACTTTACCGTCTTCATGATCAAGTACCTGATGACGTTGATCGTGGGTATCACCTCTGGCTTTTGGATTTGGTCGAGTAAGACGCTGAATTCGTGGAGGAGATTTTATACGAGACTGGCGAGCAATAAACAGGGTGAGACGACAGTGTGA